Below is a window of Streptomyces spongiicola DNA.
GGAGACACGGCACCATGCGCATCGGAATTCTGACCGCGGGGGGCGACTGTCCCGGCCTCAACGCGGTGATCCGGTCGGTCGTGCACCGTGCGCTGACCGGCTACGAGGACGAAGTCATCGGATTCGAGGACGGGTTCAAGGGCCTGCTCGAAGGCCACTACCGCACCCTGGACCTCAACGCCGTCAGCGGCATCCTCGCCCGCGGCGGCACGGTCCTCGGCTCGGCCCGGCTGGAGCGCTCCCGGCTGTGCGAAGCCGCCGAAACCAGCCTGGAGTTGGCGCGCAAGTACGGACTGGACGCGCTCATCCCGGTGGGCGGCGAGGGCACGCTGACCGCGGCGCGGATGCTGTCGGACGCCGGCATGCCCGTGGTCGGCGTACCCAAGACCATCGACAACGACATCTCCTCCACGGACCGCACCTTCGGCTTCGACACCGCCGTGACCGTGGCCACCGAGGCCATCGACCGACTCAAGACCACCGCGGAGTCCCACCAGCGGGTCATGGTCGTCGAGGTCATGGGGCGGCACGCCGGCTGGATCGCGCTCGAGTCCGGCATGGCCGGCGGCGCACACGGGATCTGCCTGCCCGAGCGGCCCTTCCAGGTCGAGGACCTGGTCAAGATGGTCGAGGAGCGCTTCGCCCGGGGCAAGAAGTTCGCGGTCATCTGCGTCGCGGAGGGCGCGCACCCGGCCGAGGGCTCCATGGAGTACAAGAAGGGCGAGATCGACCAGTACGGGCACGAGCGGTTCACCGGCATCGGCACCCGGCTGGCGGCCGAGTTGGAGCGGCGGATGGGCAAGGAGGCCCGCCCCGTCATCCTGGGCCATGTCCAGCGCGGCGGTACGCCCACCGCCTACGACCGGGTGCTCGCCAACCGCTTCGGATGGCACGCGGTGGAGGCCGTCCACCGCGGCGAGTTCGGGAGGATGACCGCGCTGCGCGGCACCGAGGTGGTCACGGTGCCGCTCGCGGAGGCGGTGACCCGGCTGAAGACCGTGCCGGAGGACCGGGTCCACGAGGCCGAGTCGGTCTTCTGAACCGGCCGTCCGGTCGTACCGGCCTCTCCGCCGTACCTGCCTCTCCGCCGGACGGGCTTCTCCGCCGGACGGGCCCCTTC
It encodes the following:
- a CDS encoding ATP-dependent 6-phosphofructokinase, which gives rise to MRIGILTAGGDCPGLNAVIRSVVHRALTGYEDEVIGFEDGFKGLLEGHYRTLDLNAVSGILARGGTVLGSARLERSRLCEAAETSLELARKYGLDALIPVGGEGTLTAARMLSDAGMPVVGVPKTIDNDISSTDRTFGFDTAVTVATEAIDRLKTTAESHQRVMVVEVMGRHAGWIALESGMAGGAHGICLPERPFQVEDLVKMVEERFARGKKFAVICVAEGAHPAEGSMEYKKGEIDQYGHERFTGIGTRLAAELERRMGKEARPVILGHVQRGGTPTAYDRVLANRFGWHAVEAVHRGEFGRMTALRGTEVVTVPLAEAVTRLKTVPEDRVHEAESVF